CATTTGTTTTTCTACATTCATGTAATCGTCGGAGAGTCTGGCAATGCGGAACCCAAAAGGCCGGTCTTCGAAAACCAGGTATGCACTGCCATCGTCGTCAATAAACTGACCTATATCACGGCTTTCGTGCCCCAACGGACGGAACCTCTTGATGTACTTAAAATCCCCATCCGGTTTGTCGCACACGGCAATACCCACTTCCGCCACTTTGTAGCGTTTATCATCCACATGGAAATACATGACATATTTCTTTGTTTTAGCATTATAAAAGACTTTCGGACGTTCCAGAATCCATCCTTCTCCGAGCGAATCAGGCGGCAGCATTTTAATTACATTACCTCTGAATTTCCAGTTGATAAGGTCTCTTGACGAATAACAACTGACATAGCGATATTTAGGATCCAGGTCTTTCGTCCGTTGCTCACCGTACCAGTAATAAGTGTTTTTAATCCTGATGATACCTCCGCCATGCGCCTGAATATGGTTTCCATTCTCGTCCGGCCATACTTCACAAGGCTGGATGATTTTTTGTTTTTGTGCAAACATACTGTTAAACAGTACAATCAGACACAAAGTACTTGTTAGTTTTAAGTTAAATGTCAGTTTCATAATTACGTAAATAAAATTAACCGTTGGCAGGGCTGATTATAATGGACTAGTCATCTTTGGCTATAACCTCAAAGAAAAAACAACCCCATTTTATA
The window above is part of the Bacteroidota bacterium genome. Proteins encoded here:
- a CDS encoding family 43 glycosylhydrolase — protein: MKLTFNLKLTSTLCLIVLFNSMFAQKQKIIQPCEVWPDENGNHIQAHGGGIIRIKNTYYWYGEQRTKDLDPKYRYVSCYSSRDLINWKFRGNVIKMLPPDSLGEGWILERPKVFYNAKTKKYVMYFHVDDKRYKVAEVGIAVCDKPDGDFKYIKRFRPLGHESRDIGQFIDDDGSAYLVFEDRPFGFRIARLSDDYMNVEKQMTLVQAHMEGGAIVHYNGLYYAIGSELTGWRANPNKYATAPTLEGPWTEFKNIAPPETNTYGSQSTMLIKVAGTKKTTVIFMGDIWKPKAQWDSRYLWMPLEIGNGKLWLPKPQPFSLNVKTGEASIVK